GCGCCTCGTTCCGCCTGACCGCCTCGTCGACGCCGCCGATCTGGCTCAATTCCATCTCGGCATAGGCGCCTTCCTCCATAAAAACGCGGGTCGTCGGGTTGAGGCTGCGCTTGCCCTTTCCTTCGCCGAGAGCCACGTGCTTTTCGACGTATTTCATGCGCGCATGCTTGCCGATCCGGAATTCGTGGATCCCTTCGTGCCCCTCTGGCGAGGATCCGCCGCAGTGGATCCCGCAGCCGGCGACGATGGTGACATCGGAGTCTTCTCCGACGATGAACGTATTGTACACCACGTCGTGGAGACCGGCCTGGCTGACGATGACGGGGATATGAACCGACTCGTCCCGGGTTCCCGGCGCGATGGTGATGACGATACCGTTTCCGGCCTCGTTCGTCTCGATCAAGATGTTGGCGGACACCTCGCGGCCCAGCAGTTCCCCGTTCTTGCGGATGTTGTAGGCGCCTTTAGGAATGCCCTCGAGATCGGCCACCTCCTTCAACAGTTCTTTATCGATAGCACTTAGCATCGCTCTCTCCTTCGCAGACATCGCCGTAGCTGCAGATACTGAGATCCTCCAACAGTGGTATCGCTTCCTCCAGGCCCCCGGTGAAAACGATCCGGCCTTTCTTGATCAGCAGAAGCATGTCGGCCGCTTCGAGGAAGGCCCGGTTGTGGCTCACCACCAGAGTGGTTGTGCCATACTCCTTTTGCTCTCGTTTCAGGAGCTCGACCATCGGGCCGATGGTCCAGAGATCGATGCCGGTGTCCGGCTCGTCGTAGATGGCTATTTTGGGGTTGCGCGCGATCGTTGTCGCAAGTTCGACCTTCTTGATCTCTCCCCCCGACAGTTTGGAATCGACGGGCTTGTCGAGGAAATCGAGCGAACAGATGCCGACCCTCGCGATGATCTTCACCAGCTTATCCTCGTCATCCGTACCCATGGCAATCGAGAGGAGATCACGGAACGTCGTGCCTTTGAACCGGGCGGGATGCTGAAAGCTGTATGCGATCCCCGCCTTCGCCCTCTCGGTGATCGACCATCCCGAAATATCCTTGCCGTCGAAAAGGATCTCCCCGGACGTAACGGGATTGATCCCCATGATCAGCTTGGCCAGCGTGGTTTTCCCGCTTCCGTTCGGCCCCGTGATCGCATAAAATTTCCCCTTTTCGAAGGTGAAATCAACGCTATCGATGATGCTCTTCATACCCTTGCCGTCCCCGGATGAATCATCCTGGACCGCAAAGCGGACGTTTTTCAACTGTAGCATGTCGCAACTCTCCTTTTCGTTTTCGCGCGGAATCCTGCCGGATGCCAACGCATCGACTCCCCTGGCCGGACACAGCTAAAAGCCCGAGAATTTATCTTTCTAACCTGGGAGTGAATAAATTTCAAGCCTCAAATCCAACTTTCCTCCCACCCAGCCGGAACCCTTCCCTCGTTCACAGCCTTCTAATTTCCGGGCCGGGGCTCATTTTCTTTGGCTAAGAGCCGCATGGAGTATAAGATGGTGTCCCGCTGGAAATGCGGAATTTTCTTCACACCCTTCGGGTGCTCAGTCCCACCCCCTGCGGGGGCGGGTCCCGGTTTCTTCACACCCTGCGCGGAGACAGCCCCCGGGCCGCCGCACCGGCGAACGTCAGATGGACGCCGAGACGGGCAGGCAAAAGCATTTCCAGATGGAATCAAGATGGTTTTCGACAGGACCGATCATGCCGCCGACAGATCATCCATACCCCTTCTGCTGCGCTTCGCCCGGACGTTCTTCCGATGGTTCGAAAAACCGAGCAGCGAACCCAGGCTCCGCAGCCATGCCGCCACCCGCCCTGCCCGAGGCCGTCCTCTGGGCCTGCCGCCGCCTCCGGGCCGCCGGACATGAGGTGGCCGTCGTCGGCGGCGCGGTTCGGGATGCGCAGCTGAAGCGCACCCTGGTCGATTGGGATCTGGCGACGAGCGCCCCGCACGAGGCCCTCCTAGAGCTCTTTTACGACACCCCGCATTTCGTCATCCAGGCCAATACCGTCACGCTGCTCCTCGCCGGGACCCGCCTCGAGATCACTCCGTTCAAGGGTAAAACACGCTCTCTTGAAAGCGACCTCGCCCACCGCGATTTCACCGTCAACGCCATGGCCGTGGATCCATTCTCCGGCCGGTTCACGGATCCGTTCGGCGGGGCGGTCGACCTCGGCAAACGCCTGCTCCGTGCGGTACCCCCGGCCGAAGACCGCTTCCGCGAGGATCCTGTCCGCCTCCTGCGCGCCATCCGTCTCGCAGGGGAGCTCCGCTTTTCGATCGCCTCCGGGACCTTGCCCTCCCTCGTGAGCGAGGCCTGGCGCATCGATAGCGCCGCCAAAGAAAGAATCCGGGAGGAGCTCTTGAAGATCCTGCTCCTCAGACGTCCTTCATCCAGCCTGATCCTGCTCCGGAAAACGGGCCTGCTGGGGAGGATCATTCCGGAGCTGCTCGAGGCGTACCGGATGCCTCAGCGTCCCCCACACCTCTACACGGTCCTCAAGCATGTCTTCGAGTCCGTGGACCGGGTTCCTCCCAGCCCGCTCCTGCGGGTCGCGGCCCTGTTTCACGACATCGGGAAGCCAGCCACCCACCGAAAGGTCGAAGGGATCTGGCGTTTCCACGGTCACGCGGCCCTCGGCGCCCGGATGACGCGCGAGATCCTCCGCAGGCTGCGCTTCTCGTCGGCCTTTGCCGAACGCGCCGCCCATCTCGTCGAGCACCACATGCTCGATTGCGAGACGCCCTGGAGCGATCCTGCCATCCGCCGCCTCATTCGGCGGATAGGCCCGGAAGCCGTCCCCGACCTCCTTTCTCTGCGGCGCGCGGATCTCCTGGCGCACGGCGGAGGCTCCGAACAGAGGGTCGCAGCGCTCGACCGGCTGGAACAGCGGATCCACGAACTGATGCGGCAGCCTCTGCCTCTGCGGCCCAAAGACCTGGCCGTTGATGGACACACCGTCATGCGGCTCCTCGGAATCGGTCCCGGGCCCGCTGTCGGCAGAGTCCTGAACCATCTGCTCACGGCCGTCTCAGAAGACCCTTCCTTGAACCGCGAAGACATCCTGCAAAACATCATCCGGGGCCTCCCTGAGAAAGAATGAGCCTCCGCGGGCCCCTCATCCGCATCGGGCCGTTCACCCCCAGCTGAAAATCACCTAGAAAACCCGCTCCGCTGCGCCATTTCAGGCTTGACCAATCGAAAGGCTTCTCCTATACTTCCCGGCAAAACATGTACGGGAGGCGCGGCAAGGCGGATACAGGCGCACGCATTCAGCGGCCCCTGACCTTCACGCAGAAATCCTTGAAGCCCCGGAGATTCCAATCCTCAGATATGGCCGCCTCCCATCGCACAGCCTTCACCGTGCGGATCCCGTACGGTCGGGCGATTTCGTTTACAGACAAGAAGTTTCGTTGCGTACACCTGCGTCCCAAAAAAATGCCTTTCCATCAACCTAACTTCCTCACCGGCGGATTTTCCGCCCAGAGGCCGGGGGACCATGCCCCCGGGTGCAGCCGATGGGTGCACCTCCAAGCGGCATTGGGGTCGAGCAGTTGCCGGAAGGCTTCGGAGATCATCGCAGGAGCGGTTGGCCGGAGTGCCCGGCCCCGCGCTTCCGCATCTTTCCGGTTTGACGCAGCGACGGGGTAAACAACCTGATTTCCTGACAAAAGAACAGGAACAAAGGAGGATCATGCAAAAGAATCTCGTCTCGAGACTGGCGCGGGCCATTTGGCCGATGCTCTGTGGAGGGATGCTGCTGACGGGGTGCGCAGGCAGCGGTTTGCCCATCGATAACAGCGCGTTACCGCCGCAATCCATCGAAGGGGATCTGCGGCCGGGCGGCTACCAGGCCGCAGATTCAGGCGGCACATTCACCCGGGCCTCCAGCCCTGCGAAAATCCGGGGCGCTGCCCTTGAGCGCGTCGATACTACCTGTTTCTCCGATCAACAACTTCTCGATACCGCCCTCGATTTCTGCCAGGCATCGAGCGAGTATTGGGAACGGGGCGAACTCGACAAGGCGCTTTCAGGCTTGGACGAGGCCTTCCGGCTGATCCTGCGCGTCGAAGACGACGCCGGGGAAGAGATCCTTCAGCAGCGCGACGATATCCGCATCACGATCTCGAAGCGCATCGTGGAGATCTATTCGTCGCGGTACACCGCTGCCAACGGACTTCACACCGCCATCCCCATGGTCATGAACGCGCACGTCGAAAAAGAAATCGCCTACCTGACCGCCCCCAACAACCCTTTCTTCATCAATGCCTACCGCCGCTCCGGCAAATACCGGCCGTTCATCCTGGACAAGCTCAAAGAGGCCGGACTGCCCGAAGAACTCTCCTGGCTGCCTCTGATCGAAAGCGGCTTCAAGGTCAGGGCCTTTTCACGCGCCCGGGCCCTCGGCCTCTGGCAGTTCATCGCCTCGACCGGCTATAAGTTCGGCCTCGAGAGGGACGAGTGGATCGACGAGCGGATGGACCCCGAGAAGGCCACCGATGCCGCCATCGCCTACCTGACGGAACTGCATCGGATCTTCGGGGACTGGACCACGGCCCTGGCCGCTTACAACTGCGGTGAAGGCGCCGTCCTGCGCCACATCAACAGTCAGCAGATCAACTATCTGGACAACTTCTGGGACCTT
This genomic stretch from Desulfatiglans anilini DSM 4660 harbors:
- a CDS encoding SufB/SufD family protein, whose translation is MLSAIDKELLKEVADLEGIPKGAYNIRKNGELLGREVSANILIETNEAGNGIVITIAPGTRDESVHIPVIVSQAGLHDVVYNTFIVGEDSDVTIVAGCGIHCGGSSPEGHEGIHEFRIGKHARMKYVEKHVALGEGKGKRSLNPTTRVFMEEGAYAEMELSQIGGVDEAVRRNEAQLGPGSSLLITERVLTDGRQSAVSRNEIVLAGEDSKANMISRSVIKGDSRQDFYATLDAQAKCFGHIECDAIIMDNGTNETIPSLKARHPEAEMTHEASIGKIANDQLMKLMSLGLTYDEAVNKIIQSFLK
- a CDS encoding ABC transporter ATP-binding protein; protein product: MLQLKNVRFAVQDDSSGDGKGMKSIIDSVDFTFEKGKFYAITGPNGSGKTTLAKLIMGINPVTSGEILFDGKDISGWSITERAKAGIAYSFQHPARFKGTTFRDLLSIAMGTDDEDKLVKIIARVGICSLDFLDKPVDSKLSGGEIKKVELATTIARNPKIAIYDEPDTGIDLWTIGPMVELLKREQKEYGTTTLVVSHNRAFLEAADMLLLIKKGRIVFTGGLEEAIPLLEDLSICSYGDVCEGESDAKCYR
- a CDS encoding CCA tRNA nucleotidyltransferase; the encoded protein is MPPPALPEAVLWACRRLRAAGHEVAVVGGAVRDAQLKRTLVDWDLATSAPHEALLELFYDTPHFVIQANTVTLLLAGTRLEITPFKGKTRSLESDLAHRDFTVNAMAVDPFSGRFTDPFGGAVDLGKRLLRAVPPAEDRFREDPVRLLRAIRLAGELRFSIASGTLPSLVSEAWRIDSAAKERIREELLKILLLRRPSSSLILLRKTGLLGRIIPELLEAYRMPQRPPHLYTVLKHVFESVDRVPPSPLLRVAALFHDIGKPATHRKVEGIWRFHGHAALGARMTREILRRLRFSSAFAERAAHLVEHHMLDCETPWSDPAIRRLIRRIGPEAVPDLLSLRRADLLAHGGGSEQRVAALDRLEQRIHELMRQPLPLRPKDLAVDGHTVMRLLGIGPGPAVGRVLNHLLTAVSEDPSLNREDILQNIIRGLPEKE
- a CDS encoding lytic transglycosylase, translating into MQKNLVSRLARAIWPMLCGGMLLTGCAGSGLPIDNSALPPQSIEGDLRPGGYQAADSGGTFTRASSPAKIRGAALERVDTTCFSDQQLLDTALDFCQASSEYWERGELDKALSGLDEAFRLILRVEDDAGEEILQQRDDIRITISKRIVEIYSSRYTAANGLHTAIPMVMNAHVEKEIAYLTAPNNPFFINAYRRSGKYRPFILDKLKEAGLPEELSWLPLIESGFKVRAFSRARALGLWQFIASTGYKFGLERDEWIDERMDPEKATDAAIAYLTELHRIFGDWTTALAAYNCGEGAVLRHINSQQINYLDNFWDLYEKLPRETAAYVPRFLAVLHILQKPSAYGITLPEVDPVVPMETVTIGKQIHLKAVAEAISTPYDSLLSMNPELRQNTTPERPYELKVPMGKGEELLAKLETLPAWCPPVTVAKARTSSSASSSYVRHRVRKGETLSSIAARYGTSADSIKSANRLKSKNRILVGSTLKIPTSSSYASRANTTAKAATPAKVQRKNYLQYTVKRGDSLFGLARQYGTTTKVIQSMNGLKSSNLQIGQVLTLPRGGGAFSGSQTTKYTVMRGDSPAVIARKYGMNLSEFLTLNKLSPRSTIFPGQKVLVTIQ